A region of Phocoena phocoena chromosome 17, mPhoPho1.1, whole genome shotgun sequence DNA encodes the following proteins:
- the CCNE2 gene encoding G1/S-specific cyclin-E2, whose amino-acid sequence MSRRSSRLQAKQQPQPSQTDSPQETQIIQAKKRKTAQDVKKRKEEVIKKHQYEIRNCWPPVLSGGISPCIIIETPHKEIGTSDFSRFTNYRFKNLFINPSPLPDLSWGCSQDVWLNMLKKETRYVHDKHFEVLHSELEPQMRSILLDWLLEVCEVYTLHRETFYLAQDFFDRFMLTQKDINKNMLQLIGITSLFIASKLEEIYAPKLQEFAYVTDGACSEEDILRMELIILKALKWELCPVTVISWLNLFLQVDALKDAPKVLLPQYSQEKFIQIAQLLDLCILAIDSLEFQYRILAAAALCHFTSREVVKKASGLEWDNISECVDWMVPFVSIVKSTSPVKLKVFKKISMEDRHNIQTHTNYLAMLDEVNYINTFRKGGQLSPVCNGGIMTPPKSTEKPPGKH is encoded by the exons ATGTCAAGACGCAG TAGCCGTTTACAAGCTAAACAGCAGCCCCAGCCCAGTCAGACGGATTCCCCACAAGAAACCCAGATAATTCAGGCCAAGAAGAGAAAAACGGCCCAG gatgtcaaaaaaagaaaagaggaggtcATCAAGAAACATCAGTATGAGATTAGG aattgttggccacctgtattaTCTGGGGGGATCAGTCCTTGCATTATCATTGAAACACCCCACAAAGAAATAGGAACAAGCGACTTCTCCAGATTTAcaaattacagatttaaaaatcttttcattaaTCCTTCACCTTTGCCTGATTTAAG CTGGGGATGTTCACAGGATGTTTGgctaaacatgttaaaaaaagagaCCAGATATGTTCATGACAAACATTTTGAAGTTCTGCATTCTGAATTGGAACCACAGATGAGGTCAATACTTCTAGACTGGCTTTTAGAG GTGTGTGAAGTATACACACTTCATAGGGAAACATTTTATCTTGCGCAAGACTTTTTTGATAGATTTATGTTGACACAAAaggatataaataaaaacatgctTCAACTCATTGGAATTACCTCATTATTCATTGCTTCCAAACTTGAG gaaatctaCGCTCCTAAGCTGCAAGAGTTTGCTTATGTCACTGATGGTGCTTGCAGTGAAGAGGATATCTTAAGGATGGAACTCATTATATTAAAG GCTTTAAAATGGGAACTTTGTCCTGTAACAGTCATCTCGTGGCTAAATCTCTTCCTCCAAGTTGATGCTCTTAAAGATGCTCCTAAAGTTCTTCTACCTCAGTATTCTCAGGAAAAGTTCATTCAAATAGCTCag CTTTTAGATCTGTGTATTCTTGCCATCGATTCATTAGAATTCCAGTACAGAATACTCGCTGCTGCTGCCCTGTGCCATTTTACCTCTCGTGAAGTGGTTAAGAAAGCCTCAG GTTTGGAATGGGACAACATTTCTGAATGTGTAGACTGGATGGTGCCTTTTGTCAGCATAGTAAAAAGTACTAGCCCAGTGAAGCTGAAGGTTTTTAAGAAGATTTCTATGGAAGACAGACACAATATACAGACACATACAAATTATCTGGCTATGCTG GATGAAGTAAATTATATAAACACCTTCAGAAAGGGGGGACAGTTGTCACCAGTTTGCAATGGAGGCATTATGACACCACCGAAGAGCACTGAAAAACCACCAGGAAAACACTAA